One window from the genome of Equus przewalskii isolate Varuska unplaced genomic scaffold, EquPr2 ChrUn-13, whole genome shotgun sequence encodes:
- the LOC139081581 gene encoding putative NBPF family member NBPF5 yields MLECELEAVPLALSSGVLNLVLGVTDSLVLWGVDQLVPDIPALPLLPHVTMAVSLGPVSDPGAEMTLLEINQELQSQLEQSKQDFRDLKEKFLVSESTTYILANELQKYKCGACKDIIESVLGEKLQFQEGKLTEKPMLAEKLKKCHVLIQDQAQELAQLRQTVEEGKEVSVLLKYHFTHRDPAAYQGQGFQDQLAKGRRLVERLAQKLSPEHHEHEEHEEEKASLDPR; encoded by the exons ATGTTGGAGTGTGAGCTAGAGGCAGTGCCTTTGGCTCTGAGCTCTGGCGTCTTGAACCTTGTTTTGGGGGTTACAGACTCGCTAGTGTTGTGGGGTGTTGATCAACTTGTTCCCGACA TCCCTGCCCTACCTCTTCTGCCCCACGTCACCATGGCAGTTTCTCTTGGCCCTGTGTCTGATCCGGGGGCCGAAATGACCCTCCTGGAAATCAACCAGGAGCTTCAGTCTCAGCTGGAACAAAGCAAACAGGACTTTCGAGACCTCAAAGAGAAGTTCCTTGTCTCTGAGTCCACCACCTACATCCTGGCCAACGAGCTGCAAAAATACA agTGTGGAGCGTGCAAAGACATCATTGAATCAGTGCTGGGGGAGAAGCTGCAGTTCCAGGAGGGGAAGCTGACAGAGAAGCCAATGTTAGCGGAGAAGCTCAA GAAATGTCATGTCCTAATCCAAGATCAGGCTCAAGAGCTGGCCCAGTTACGGCAAACGGTAGAGGAAGGCAAAGAAGTTTCTGTGCTCCTCAAGTACCACTTCACCCACAGGGACCCTGCCGCCTACCAGGGGCAGGGCTTCCAAGACCAACTGGCTAAGGGACGCAGGCTGGTGGAGCGCCTTGCCCAAAAGCTCAGCCCAG AACATCATGAACATGAGgagcatgaagaagaaaaagcatcaCTGGACCCCAGGTAA